A window from Candidatus Polarisedimenticolaceae bacterium encodes these proteins:
- the rplK gene encoding 50S ribosomal protein L11 has translation MAKKITGYIKLHIPAGKATPAPPVGPALGQHGVNIMDFCKNFNARTAKGEGMLTPVVITVYQDHSYTFVTKTPPASVLLAKAAKVEKGSGTPNKNKVGKVTKAQVQEIAKTKLPDLNCDTIEAAVKIVEGSARSMGIEVV, from the coding sequence ATGGCGAAGAAGATCACCGGGTACATCAAGCTTCACATTCCCGCCGGCAAGGCGACCCCCGCACCCCCCGTGGGTCCGGCGCTCGGCCAGCACGGCGTGAACATCATGGACTTCTGCAAGAACTTCAACGCCCGCACCGCCAAGGGCGAAGGGATGCTCACGCCGGTCGTGATCACCGTGTACCAGGACCACTCGTACACGTTCGTCACGAAGACGCCGCCGGCGAGCGTCCTCCTGGCGAAGGCCGCGAAGGTCGAGAAGGGGTCCGGCACGCCGAACAAGAACAAGGTCGGCAAGGTGACGAAGGCGCAGGTCCAGGAGATCGCCAAGACGAAGCTCCCGGACCTGAACTGCGACACGATCGAAGCCGCGGTGAAGATCGTCGAGGGCAGCGCGCGCTCGATGGGAATCGAAGTCGTTTAA
- the rplA gene encoding 50S ribosomal protein L1, which translates to MAKTGKKYAASAKKVEARPHTVPEAVATMRSASFAKFDETVELAMRLGVDPKHADQMVRGTVVLPHGTGKSKKVAVIAAGEKMKEAQNAGADLVGGADLVAKIQEGFADFDAVVATPDMMKDVGKLGKVLGPRGLMPNPKTGTVTFDVAKAIGEIKAGKVEFRVDKTAIIHVPVGKMSFTDGKISDNALAVIHAVLRAKPPAAKGKYVESIYLCSTMGPSIAVDPVSVELPTA; encoded by the coding sequence ATGGCCAAGACAGGCAAGAAGTACGCAGCCTCCGCCAAGAAGGTCGAGGCGCGCCCGCACACCGTTCCGGAAGCGGTCGCGACGATGCGCTCCGCGTCGTTCGCGAAGTTCGACGAGACCGTCGAGCTCGCGATGCGGCTCGGCGTCGATCCGAAGCACGCCGACCAGATGGTCCGCGGCACCGTCGTCCTGCCGCACGGCACCGGGAAGAGCAAGAAGGTCGCGGTGATCGCGGCGGGCGAGAAGATGAAGGAAGCGCAGAACGCCGGGGCCGATCTCGTCGGCGGGGCCGATCTCGTCGCGAAGATTCAGGAAGGGTTCGCCGACTTCGACGCGGTCGTGGCGACCCCCGACATGATGAAGGACGTCGGCAAGCTGGGTAAGGTCCTCGGGCCGCGCGGCCTCATGCCGAACCCGAAAACCGGCACGGTGACGTTCGACGTCGCGAAGGCGATCGGCGAGATCAAAGCCGGCAAGGTGGAGTTCCGCGTCGACAAGACCGCGATCATCCACGTGCCGGTCGGCAAGATGTCGTTCACCGACGGGAAGATCTCGGACAACGCGCTCGCGGTCATCCACGCCGTCCTCCGCGCGAAGCCGCCGGCCGCGAAGGGGAAGTACGTCGAGTCCATCTACCTCTGCTCGACCATGGGGCCGTCGATCGCCGTCGACCCCGTCTCGGTCGAGCTGCCCACGGCGTGA
- the rplJ gene encoding 50S ribosomal protein L10, giving the protein MQRSEKTNVVTTLTESFRGMPHVILTDYKGMTASQSTDLRRKIRAVGGSYRVLKNRLARRGSEGTAVAKIADKLRGTCGLAGHATDPVGLAKVLSDFAKDNPQLKLVACVVDAREVYGADGIKQLATLPGLPELRAQLLALVNTPATQLVRLLNTPAGQVARALDARREKLEGGAS; this is encoded by the coding sequence GTGCAGCGGTCTGAAAAAACCAACGTCGTCACGACCCTCACGGAGTCGTTCCGCGGCATGCCTCACGTGATCCTCACCGACTACAAGGGGATGACGGCGAGCCAGTCGACCGATCTCCGGCGCAAGATCCGTGCGGTCGGAGGGAGCTACCGCGTCCTCAAGAACCGGCTCGCGCGGCGCGGCTCGGAGGGCACGGCGGTCGCGAAGATCGCCGACAAGCTGCGCGGGACCTGCGGCCTCGCGGGGCACGCGACCGATCCGGTCGGGCTCGCGAAAGTCCTCTCGGATTTCGCGAAGGACAATCCGCAGCTCAAGCTCGTCGCGTGCGTCGTCGACGCGCGCGAGGTCTACGGCGCCGACGGCATCAAGCAGCTCGCGACGCTGCCGGGCCTGCCGGAGCTGCGTGCGCAGCTCTTGGCGCTCGTGAACACGCCGGCGACGCAACTCGTCCGGCTCCTCAACACGCCGGCAGGACAGGTGGCGCGTGCGTTGGATGCGCGCCGGGAGAAGCTCGAAGGCGGGGCGTCCTAG